Sequence from the bacterium BMS3Abin14 genome:
GACCCTTGAGCAGACCCTTTTCGCCGGTGGGAGGACCTGGATCGCGAGAAAGGGCGCACAGTATACACTGAAATCCGCTGAATACGGCCTTGCTTTCGCCAGGCAAAGCGTTTTGATGGGTGTGGTTTCCGGTTTCTACGATACGCTGACGGTCGGCAGACTGGTGCGGCTGAAAGAGGACGCTGTCGAACGGCTGAAGGAGCAGCTTCGGTCCGCCAAAGCGCGTTTCGATGTGGGGGATGCACCGAAAACTGATGTGTTGTCGGCGCGAGCCGGCCTGTCGGGTGCAAAGGTGGACCTTGTGCAGGCCCGTAAGGGCCTCATCATGGCCCGCCGCCGCCTGGAGAACCTCATTGGGGCTCCCCTGCCAAAAAGTGTACAGGTTCCCCCCGGCGTGGGCATCCCGGAAAAATCTCTGGCGGAACTCAAAGACATGGCGCGTCTTCAGCGTGCCGATCTTCTGCAGGGCAGAGAGCTTATCAAGGTGTCGGAGCAGCAGGCAAAATTAACCGCCGGCGGCAGGAGACCCAGCGTCAAACTCTCGGGATCGTTCACCCGGTACGACGAGAATGCCCCGTTCGTGCCCGAGAAAACAGTTTCACTCAAGCTTGATTGGCCGTTCTTCCAGGGCGGGCTCGTTGGCCTTCAGGCAGAGGAGGCCTATTCAAAGACCCGGCAGGAAAAGGAAAGATACGGACGGATGGTAAAGGCCGATCTTCTGGCAGTGGAGAATGCCCTCAGGGACCTGGAGGCCTTCAGAGCCCAGGATGACCTTGTCAGGTCCACCCTCGACGATGCCAAAGAAACTTTTCGGTTAGAGAGGCTGCAGTTCGATCTGGGCGGGGCGGTCAGTCTCGATGTGCTCAGGGCACAGGACAAGCTGGCTGAAGCTGAGAATGCTGTTGCGGCCCAGCAATATGAAATGGGGAGGGCACGGGCGCTTCTCCTCTATTCCATTGGAGCCCTCGACCTGGGCGCCTTCGGATTCAAATAGATACAAGGGAGACCAGCGGAATGAAGATGTCATCAACCAGGAAGCTATTGACCTTTATTGCGGTCCTGGCGCTCATCGCGGGCGCCGGCATTATCTTCGCGAAAAAGGGCAACGGCGGCCTGGATCGAAAGCACGTGCCGGTTTCCACCCCGATGCCGGTAAAGAGGCCTGTGAATGTAGTTGTCCAGACAACAGTCCCCCGAACAGTTAGGGAAAGCTTCACCCTCCCCGGGACCCTGGAAGCGTGGGAGGACCTGACCCTTGCATTGGAGCAGCCGGGCGCCATCGTGTGGGTCGGCCCCAGGGAGGGCGACCGTCTTTCGGCCGGGGAGGCCATTATGAAGATTGACAGGGAATTGCTCATAAGCCGACGGAGCAGGAATCAGGCCGATTACGACCTGAAAAAAAAGCAGCTGAAG
This genomic interval carries:
- the tolC gene encoding outer membrane protein TolC precursor, with the translated sequence MESERISISDRLKPSMRPIPRRGGGFIPVLLALALAAVPGYSFGSDGPSISLSKAYRLALENNEDIQIAREGLNQGHLLMKEALTVLIPRLTANAGTSKQYFTDGTSAGSKNWGLTLEQTLFAGGRTWIARKGAQYTLKSAEYGLAFARQSVLMGVVSGFYDTLTVGRLVRLKEDAVERLKEQLRSAKARFDVGDAPKTDVLSARAGLSGAKVDLVQARKGLIMARRRLENLIGAPLPKSVQVPPGVGIPEKSLAELKDMARLQRADLLQGRELIKVSEQQAKLTAGGRRPSVKLSGSFTRYDENAPFVPEKTVSLKLDWPFFQGGLVGLQAEEAYSKTRQEKERYGRMVKADLLAVENALRDLEAFRAQDDLVRSTLDDAKETFRLERLQFDLGGAVSLDVLRAQDKLAEAENAVAAQQYEMGRARALLLYSIGALDLGAFGFK